From Deinobacterium chartae:
ATTCACTCACCTCGAGGGCGCAGTGCGTCACAGGCCGCGAGCCCTGTGCGTGCCCGACCTCAAAAACTTATGCGAAGGGGGAAAAAGCGCGTGTCCCGTCGTCAGAGCCCATCGTGGATAACAAGACTGGGTGGAGAACGGGAAATTTCCCGTTCTCCATGTGCACTCCCGGTGAAATGTGTGGGATCTCTCCCGTGGTGGAGCCTCCTCTTGTCAGCCCCAGCACCTCGCGAGGCATTCAGTCTGGTAGTTTAGCACCGAATGTCCCACAAGGCAACTGCCGCCAAATTGGGCAAGGGAGCGCCGGACGTAGCCCATTCGCTCCGCTCGGTCCTGGCGGGGGCGGCCCCGCCAGGACGGGCGAGAAATTACTTCAGCTCCACCGAGGCGCCGGCGCCCTCGAGCTGAGCCTTGATCTTCTCGGCGTCTTCCTTGGAGATGCCTTCCTTGATGACGCCGCCCTTTTCGGACAGGTCCTTGGCCTCCTTGAGGCCCAGGCCGGTGATCGCGCGGATCTCCTTGATGACGTTGATCTTCGAGGCACCGGCGTCCTTGAGGACGACGTCGAACTCGGTCTGCTCCTCAACGGGGGCAGCGCCACCGGCGGCGGGGCCGGCAACGGCAACGGCGGCGGTCACGCCCCACTGCTCTTTGATGGTGTCGATCAGGTCGGCCAGCTCCAGGATGGTGAGGCCGCTGAGGGTGTCGATAACCTGCTGCTTGTCGTAAGCCATGTTAGTTCCTCCAGGGGGACCCGAAAAGGGTCAGAAAGTTCAAGCGGACTGGGCCTCGAGCTTGTCTTTGTAAGCTTCGAGGATTCCGACGAAGTTCGAGAGGTGGCTGCTCAAGACGCCAACCAGCTCGGCCTGCAGCTGCTCCTTGCTGCCGAGGTTGGCGAGCTTCTCGATGGTCTTGACATCGATGCGCTTGCCCTCGAGCAGACCGCCCTTGGCGGCAGGAATGCCCTTGTCGTTGGTCTTGGCAAAGTCGGCCAGCACCTTGGCGGTGCCTGCCGGATCCTCACTGGCCACGACGACGGCCGTGGGGCCGTGCAGGATGTCGGAGAAATCGCGGTCCGCGTCCTTCAGCGCAATGTTCACAAGGGTGTTCTTGGCGACGATGAGTCGTCCACCCTTACCGACCAGCTCCTTGCGGAGACGGGTCAGCTGACCTGCGGT
This genomic window contains:
- the rplL gene encoding 50S ribosomal protein L7/L12 gives rise to the protein MAYDKQQVIDTLSGLTILELADLIDTIKEQWGVTAAVAVAGPAAGGAAPVEEQTEFDVVLKDAGASKINVIKEIRAITGLGLKEAKDLSEKGGVIKEGISKEDAEKIKAQLEGAGASVELK
- the rplJ gene encoding 50S ribosomal protein L10, with the translated sequence MANQRNQDNLAALRTALEGVETFYVVNYQGLTAGQLTRLRKELVGKGGRLIVAKNTLVNIALKDADRDFSDILHGPTAVVVASEDPAGTAKVLADFAKTNDKGIPAAKGGLLEGKRIDVKTIEKLANLGSKEQLQAELVGVLSSHLSNFVGILEAYKDKLEAQSA